The Algiphilus sp. genomic sequence GGTAGGCCCATGCGATCCGAAACCGTTACCTATGTGCTGATCGCGGCCTGCGTGCTGGTGTTCGGCATCCAGATGCAGACGCCCGGCGCGCTGATCCGCGAGTTCGCGCTCTGGCCGCTGGGCGCCGGCTTCCAGTTCTGGCAGGTCGTGAGCAGCGCCTTTCTGCACGGCAGCGTGTTCCATCTGGCCGTGAACATGTTCGGTCTGTGGATGTTCGGCCGCGAAGTCGAGACCGCACTCGGTTCGCGGCGCTTCCTCGTGCTGTTCGCCGTCAGTGTGCTGACGGCGGCGCTGGCGCAGCTCGTCGCCACCGGCTTCGGCGATCCGGTGCCCACGGTGGGCGCCTCCGGCGGCCTGTTCGGCGTGCTGGTGGCCTTCGCCATGCTGTTCCCCACCCGCCGGGTGATGCTGCTGTTCCCGCCCATCCCGATGCCGGCACCGGTGTTCGTGGCCCTGTTCGCGGCCTTCGAGCTGTTCGCGGGGATCAGCGGGACCATGTCCGGCGTGGCGCATTTCGCGCACCTGGGCGGCCTGGTCGGCGGCTTCCTGCTGGTGCGGCACTGGAGGCGGCCGCGCGCGCACCTGCGCTGACCGGCCGCCGCCGGCGGTCAGTCAGCGATCAGTCAGCCTGACGCTCCGACACTGCCGGGAAACGATCCGCAGCCGCTCCCGCCGCCAACGGCAGGAGGACGCGGACGACTCGGCCAGCAGACACCAGGAGCACAGCGCGATGCCGGTACGCCCCCTTCCGCGGCAGTCCGACCGGAAGCCAGCCGTCGGCGGCCGGTTGCTGGCAGGCGCGCTGCTGATCCTCGCCAGCGCGGGCGTGCAGGCCGAGATCCGCACCTTCGAGGCGCTCGCCGAGCATGCCGAGACCCTCGCCGGCAAGCCCTACAGCGCGCCCGAGACCGGCATGCCGCCGTCGCTGCGCGACCTGAACTACGACGCCTACCGGGACATCCGCTTCCGCCCCGCGCGCTCCATCTGGCGCGACACCGATCTGCCGGTGGAGATCCAGCTCCTGCACCTGGGGATGTACTACCAGACGCCGGTGGCGCTGAACCTGATCACCAGCGACGGGGTGCGGCCCGTGGCCTTCGATCCCGCGCTCTTCGACTATGGCCGCAACGAGGTCCCCGAAGAGATACCCGACAGCTTCGGCTTCAGCGGCTTCCGCATGCACTACCCGCTGAACACGCCGGACTACAAGGACGAGCTGGTGGTGTTCCAGGGCGCGTCCTACTTCCGGGCGCTGGGCGCTGGTCAGCAGTTCGGTCTGTCCGCGCGCGGACTGGCCATCGACACCGCCGAGTCGGGCGGCGAGGAATTTCCGGTGTTCCGCGAATTCTGGGTGGAGTGGCCGCGTGCCGACGCCACCCGCTTCCGCGTGCTCGCGCTGCTGGACAGCCCCAGCGTGACCGGCGCCTACGTCATCGAGATCACGCCCGGCGACAGCACCCGCACCCGGGTCAAGGCGAAGCTCTTCCCGCGCAAGCCGATCAGCAAGCTGGGCATCGCCCCGCTGACCAGCATGTACTTCTACGGCGAGACGCATCCGCGACCCGGCAATGATTTCCGGCCCGAGGTCCACGATTCGGATGGCCTGCTGGTACACAGCGGCGACGAATGGCTGTGGCGACCGCTCAACAACCCCGGAAAGCTTTCCGCCAACGCTTTCACGAGCCAGAAGCTCAACGGCTTCGGCCTCATGCAGCGCGACCGCGCCCACGACAGCTACGCCGACCTCGAGGCGCGCTACGAGCGCCGCCCGAGCGCCTGGGTGGAGACCCACGGGGACTGGGGCGACGGCTATGTCGAGCTCATCCAGATCCCGACGAAGAACGAGATGAACGACAACATCGTCGCCTACTGGGTGCCCGACGAGCCGGTGAAGCCGGGCGAGTCGCGCAGCTTCTCGTACACCGTCCACTGGCAGCGGGACAAGCTGACCGGACCGGAGCTGGGCCGCGTCACGGCCACGCGGCTGGCGCGCACCGGCGACGACCGGCGCGACCTCAAGTTCGTGGTCGACTTCGGCGGCGAAATGCTCCGCGGGCTGCCGCCCGAGGCGGTGGTGCGCGCCGAGTTCGGCCAGAGCGGCGGATTCACGATGCGCGAGGTCCAGGCCATGCGCAATCCGGCGACCGGCGGCTGGCGCGCCGTCCTCCGCGGTCGGCCCGAAGCCGATGCCGAGAACGCCATCGACCTCCGACTGCAGCTCCGCGGCAAGGACAATCAGCCGCTGAGCGAGGTCTGGTCCTACACGGTGAACCGACCATGAGCCGAACCGACGCGCGAACGGGCGAGCCCACTCCCCGCCCGGAGGCGGAGGCCAGTCCTCCGGTCCCGCCGGGCTGGCACGCGATGGCCGATTCGGCCGCGCGCATCGTCATGCACTGGTTCGGCAACGGCCGGGCGGCGATCCAGTCGGCGACGCATCGCCATCTGCGCCTGCAGAGCATGCCCGCGCTGCGCCGTACACCGATGGCGCCGCAGCGCCCGGATGCGCCGCGGACGTGGACGCGCTCGCGCACCGAGCGCGCCTGGGGCTGGGCGCGGCGCCTGCTGATCGTGACGCTGGCCGGCGCGCAGAGCGCCTGGGCCAGCCTGTTCTTCCTGAATCTCATGCCGCAGCAGGGCGAACGCGGCCTGGAACTGGTCATCGTGATGCTGTTCGCGGCGCTCTTCTTCTGGGTGTCGATCGGCTTCTGGACTGCGGTGGCCGGGGCCTGGATCTGCCTGACCCGGGTCGACCGCTTTGCGGTCTCGCGGCGGGCACCGGCCGACCCGGCGCCGATCACGAGCCGCACCGCGGTGGTCATGCCCATCTACAACGAACCGGTCGACCGGGTCTTCGCGGGGCTGCGCGCGACGCTGCGCTCGATCGACGCCGCCGGCCTTCGGGAGCAGGTGCACTGCTACGTGCTCAGCGACAGCACGGATCCGGACATCCAGCTGGCCGAGGAGCTGGCCTGGGCGGAGCTGATCCGCGATCTCGGCGCCGAGGGCCGCGTGTTCTACCGCCGGCGGCGTCACCACATTAATCGCAAGACCGGCAACGTCGCCGACTTCTGCCGTCGCTGGGGGGCGCGCTACGACCACATGATGGTGCTCGATGCCGACAGCGTCATGGACGGGCGCTGTCTCAAGCGCCTGGTCGAGATCATGGATGCCAACCCGCAGATCGGGATCCTGCAGACCGCGCCCACCCCCGCCGGCCGCAGCAGCCTGTTCGCGCGCGTGCAGCAGTTCGCGTCGCGGCTTTACGCACCGGTGTTCTCGGCGGGCCTGCACTACTGGCAGCTCGGCGAGGCCCAGTACTGGGGTCACAACGCGCTTATCCGCCTGGAGCCCTTCATCCGCTACTGCGGCCTGCCGAAGATCCCGGGCCGCGGGCCGCTGTCCGGCGCCATCCTGTCGCACGACTTCGTCGAGGCGGCGCTGATGCGGCGCGCCGGGTGGCAGGTCTGGATCGCCTACGACATGGACGGCAGCTACGAGGAGCCGCCGTCGACCTTCGTCGAGGAGCTGACCCGCGACCGGCGCTGGTGCGAGGGCAATCTCCAGCATCTGCGCCTGTTCAACACGCCCGGGCTGCACCCGGCGCACCGCGCCGGCTTCCTGGTCGGCGTCATGGCCTATCTCTCGGCGCCGCTCTGGTTCCTCTTCCTGTTCGCGACCACCGTGCAGCTGACCATCGAGGCGCATGTGGAACCGGAGTACTTCCCCGATCACCGCGTGCTGTTCCCGGACTGGCCCATCTGGAAACCGGAGCTGGCGCTGTCGCTGTTCGCGTCGACCATCGCGCTGCTGATCGCGCCGAAGGTGCTGGCCTGGCTGGTGGCGGTCACCCGGGGCGAGGGCGCCCGCGCCTTCGGCGGCTGGCGCGGGCTGACCGGGTCGCTGGGGCTCGAGATCCTGGTGTCGAGCCTGCTCGCGCCGCTGCGCATGGTCGCCCACAGCACCTTCGTGGTCTCGGTGCTGCTCGGGATCAAGACCGTGTGGGGCGGTCAGCCGCGCGCGGACGGGGACATCCCCTGGCGTGGCGCACTGCGGATGTTCGCGCTGCCCAGCACGATCGCCCTGGCCTGGGGCGCCTACCTGTGGAGCCTGGCGCCGGAGTATCTGTGGTGGTCGGTGCCGGTGCTCGGGCCCCTGGTCATCGCGGTGCCGCTGGCGGCGCTCACCGCGAGCGTCGGCGCCGGCCGGCGCGCGCGCGACTGGGGCTTCTTCGTGACCCCCGAGGAATCGCGACAGCCGGCCGTGCTCGACTGGACCGCCAGCGAGCTGGCGCGCTTCCGGTCGCGGTCGCTCGCCGCCGGCGTGCGCGCCAGCGATGCAGCGCGCGATCCGCGCATCTGGGCGCTGCACGCCTGCATGAACGATGACGGCGGCTACATCGAAGGCGCCGGCCATCCGCTGCTGGGCGAGCGCGAGCGCCGCGCCCTGCACGACGGGCCGGACGCACTCGGTCCTGAGGAATGGCGTGCACTGCTCGCCGACAACGAAGCGCTCGCCGGCCTGCACTGGAGCATCCAGATGCAGCCGGCGAGCATCCATCCGGGCTGGCGCGAGCCCGCCGGCGATCATGACCGTGACCTGATGCCGGCACCGGCCTGAGCGGCATCGGCTGGCGCGCCCGGCAAGGGGATTGGCACGTTTCGCTAGTGCCGCCCCCCTCGCCGTGCGACATGATGGGGACCGCTCATCAGGAATCCCACATGCAGATCGCCACCGATGCCCCGATCCTCGTCACCGGCGCCACCGGTTATGTCGCGGGCTGGATCGTCAAGGGCCTGCTCGAGGCCGGCGCAACCGTGCACGCGGCGGTGCGCGACCCCGACGCCGTCGCCCGGCGCGCGCACCTGGACGCCATCGCCGCCGGGAGTCCCGGACGCATTCGCTACTTCCGGGCCGATCTGCTGACGCCGGGGTCGTACGCCGAGGCCATGGCGGGGTGCCGCGTCGTGATCCACACCGCGTCGCCGTTCACCGTCGACGTCGCCGATGCGCAGCGCGAGCTGATCGAGCCCGCGCAGCTCGGAACCCGCAACGTGCTGGAATCGGCCAACGCCGTGCGGAGCGTGCAGCGGGTCGTGCTGACCAGCAGCTGCGCGGCCATCTACGGCGACAATGCCGACCTGCGCGACACGCCCGATGGCGTCTTCACCGAAGGCGTCTGGAACACCAGCTCCTCGCTGGAACACCAGCCCTACTCGTACTCCAAGCTGCTTGCCGAGCGCGAGGCGTGGCGCATCGCCGAAGCCCAGGACCGATGGACGCTGGTGACCATCAACCCATCGCTGATCGTCGGACCCGGTACCAATCCCGGGGCCACATCGGAAAGCTTCAACATCATCCGGCAGCTGGGCGACGGCACGATGAAGAGCGGCGCGCCCGACATCGGGTTCGGCGTGGTCGATGTGCGCGACGTTACCGACGCTCATCTGCGCGCGGCGTTCACCGCCGAGGCACACGGGCGCTACATCGTCTCCGGACACGATTCGAGCCTGCCCGCGATGGCGACCTGTCTGATGGAGCGTTTCGGCGCCGACCACCCGATCCCGCGTCGCGTGCCGCCCAAGTGGCTGGTATGGCTGGTCGGCCCGATCCTCAACAAGCACCTGACCCGCAGGATGGTGGCCCGCAACGTCGGCCTGCCGTGGCACGGCGACAACAGCCGCGGCTGTGCCGAGCTGGGCATGCGCTACCGGCCGCTGTCCGAATCGATGAACGCGATGTTCCAGCAGCTCGTCGACGATGGCCAGTTCCGGCGCACCTGACAGGCACGGGCATGGAGCGCTATGTCGTCGATCCGGGCTGGCGCATCCTGCTGACCGACCTGGGCCTGCAGCCCGGCGATCTGCTGCGCCGCGCCGGACTGCCGGAAGACCTGCTCGCGCGCAGCGATGCGGGACTCGCTCCCGCCGACTACTACCGGCTCTGGGAAGTGCTGGCCGCCGAGGTGGGCCCGGGCATGCTGCCGGCGAGGATGCTGGAAGCGCTGTCGGCAGAGATGTTCAGCCCCCCGCTGTTCGCCGCGCTGTGCAGCCCCGACCTGGCCGTGGCCGCTGCCCGGATGCGCGACTTCAAGCCGCTGATCGGACCGATGCGGCTGGACGTGCAGCGCACACCGGACGCGCTCTCGATCGGCATCGGCTTCGGGCCGGGACCATCGGTGCCACCCGGCGCCCTGGTCGCGTTCGAGCTCGGCTTCTTCGTGCAGCTGGCGCGCATCGCGACACGCCATCGCGTCGTGCCGCGCACCGCCACCAGCACCTCGGATGTGACCGCACTCGGGCCGTTCACCGACTTCCTGGGCGTCCCTCTGCAACCCGGCGAGCGGAACCGGGTGGTATTCGATATCACCGACGCACGGCGCCCCTTCGTCACGGAGAACGAGCCCATGTGGCGCCAGTTCGAGCCCGGCCTGCGCCAGCGGCTGGCCGACCTCGCAGGCGGCGCCGGAACCACAGAGCGCGTGCGCGCGGCGCTGCTCGACCTGATCCCGGCGGGCCTCACCGATGCCGAGGACGTGGCGCGCAGGCTCGCCATGAGCAAGCGCACCCTGCAGCGGCGGCTGCAGCAGGAGGGCACCAGCTACAAGGCCGTGCTCGGCGCGGTGCGGGAGGCGCTGGCGCGGCACTACATCGCGCAGCGGGATCTGCCCTATGCGCAGATCTCCTTCCTGCTCGGTTACGAGGATCCCAACTCGTTCTTCCGCGCCTTCAGTGCGTGGACCGGCATGACGCCGGAGACGGCGCGCACGCGCGCCGTTCACTGACGCGCGTCTACTCGACCGTGACCGACTTGGCGAGATTGCGCGGCTGATCGACGTCGGTGCCCTTGAGCACGGCGACGTGATAGGCCAGCAGCTGCAGCGGCACGGTGTAGATCAGCGGGTGGTTCAGGGTGCCCGACGCGGGCATCGCCAGCACTTCGGTGTAGGCATCGCGCTCGAAGCCGGCGGCGACATCGCCGAACACCAGCAGGCGGCCGCCGCGCGCGCGCACCTCCTGCAGATTGGAGCGCAGCTTCTCGAGCAGCCCGGTGTCCGGCGCCACCGCGATCACCGGCATGTCCTCGTCGACCAGCGCCAGCGGCCCGTGCTTGAGTTCGCCCGCGGCGTAGGCCTCGGCGTGGATGTAGGAGATTTCCTTGAGCTTGAGCGCGCCTTCGAGGGCCACCGGATAGAGCGTGTTGCGGCCGAGGAACAGCGCGTGCTGCTTGTCGACCAGCTGCTCGGCGATCTCGCGAATGGCGTCGTCGCGCTCGAGCACGGCCTCGATGGCGGCGGGCACGACCTCGAGCTGGCGCACGAAATCCGCCTCCACCTCCGGCGCCATGCCCTGCCGGCGGGCCAGCAGCAGCATGACCAGTGCCAGGGCGGTGAGCTGGGTGGTGAAGGCCTTGGTGCTGGCCACCGAACGCTCCGGCCCGGCGTGGGTCATGAGCACCAGATCGGACTCGCGCACCAGGCTCGACTCGGGGGCGTTGCAGATCGCCAGAGCACCCGCGAGCGGATAGTCGCGGGCGTGGCGCAGCGCCTCCAGCGTGTCGGCGGTCTCGCCGGACTGCGAGATGGTGATGATGAGCGTGCCGGCCTCGATCAGCGGCTCGCGGTAGCGGAACTCGCTGGCCAGCTCGGCACGGCACGGCACGCGCGCGATCTGCTCCAGCCAGTAGGCGGCGATCTGCGCGGCGTGCGCGGAGGTGCCGCAGGCCACGATGTGCACGCGCTCGACGCGATCGAGCACGCGCGCGGTGTCGGGGCCGAGGATGGCGTCCAGCACCCGCCCGTCGCCGATGCGGCCCTCCAGCGTCTGCGCGATGGCGGTGGGCTGCTCGTGGATCTCCTTGAGCATGAAGTGGCGGTACTGGCCCTTCTCCACGGCATCCGGCGACTGCGTCGACTGATGGATGCGGCGCTCGACCGGCTCGCCATCGTGGAACACCTGGAAGGTGTCCGGGCGCAGCTCGGCGATGTCGCCCTCCTCGAGATAGACGAAGCGGCTGGTCACCGGCAGCAGCGCCAGCGCGTCCGACGCGCAGAAGTGTTCGCCGATGCCGACGCCGATGGTCAGCGGTGAGCCGCGCCGCGCCAGCACCAGCGTGTCGGGAGCGCGGGCGCAGCAGACTGCCAGCGCGAAGGCGCCGGTGAGGCGCGCGACCACCGCTTCCAGCGCCGCGCGCAGCGCGATGCCGCCGGCGAGCTCGCGATGCACGAGGTGCGCGATGACCTCGGTGTCGGTATCGCTGGCGAAGCGATAACCCTCGCCACTCAGCTCCTGCCGGAGCGCGGCGTGGTTCTCGATGATGCCGTTGTGCACCACCGCGACATCATCGGAGAGATGCGGGTGCGCGTTGCGCTCGGCGGGTTCGCCGTGCGTGGCCCAGCGCGTGTGCGCGATGCCGCAGCGTCCGTCGTGTCCGGCGGCGTCGGCGGCTTCCGCCAGTGCCGCGACCTTGCCGCGGGCCCGTACCAGACGCAGCACGCCGGTGGCATCGACGAGGGCGAGCCCTGCGGAATCGTAGCCGCGGTACTCCAGCCGGCGCAGCCCCTCGACCAGGATCTGGCGCACGTCGCGCTGCGCGGTCGCGCCGACTATGCCGCACATGCGCGGGCTCCGGAACGGAAGGAAGGGATGGGGATGGTCGCCACCGGGATCATTGCCGATTCAGCCCGCATCGGGCGCTGCCGTCTTCTTCTTCGGCCGCTTCCAGCCGGCGACCGACTTCTGCTCGCGGGCGCGGGCCAGGGTCAGCGCGTCGTCCGGCGCATCGCGGGTGATCACCGACCCGGCCGCGATGGTGGCGTTGCGCCCGACGCGCACCGGCGCCACCAGCGCCGTGTTGCTGCCGATGAAGGCGCCTTCGCCGATGTCCGTATGGTGCTTGCTGGCGCCGTCGTAGTTGCAGGTGATGGTGCCGGCGCCGATGTTGACGGCATCGCCGACCGTGGCGTCGCCGACGTAGCTGAGATGGTTGGCCTTGGCGCCCGCCCCCAGCCGGCTGTTCTTGATCTCGACGAAGTTGCCGACGCGGCTGCCCGCCTCGCACACCGTGCCGGGACGCAGGCGCGCGAACGGGCCGATGGCGCAACCGGATCCGACGGTCGCGCCCTCCAGCATGCTGTGGGCGGCGATGCGCGACCCGGCGCCGACATCGCTGTCGCGCAGCAGGCAGAACGCCTCGACATGCACGCCGTCACCCAGCACGACATCGCCCTCGATGATGACATCGGCATCGATGACCACATCGCGCCCCGCTTCCAGCGAGCCGCGCAGATCGAAGCGCTCCGGATCGAGCAGCGTGACGCCCCGCGCCAGCAGCGCGGCCGCGCGCCGGCGTTGCAGGGTGCGCTCGGCGCGCGCGAGCTGGGCGCGGTCGTTGACGCCTTCGACTTCGGTGGGATCGTCCACGTCGATCACCGCCAGCGGCCGACCGTCCGCGGCCGCGAGCGCCACCAGGTCGGTGAGGTAGTACTCGCCCTTGGCGTTGTCGTTGCCGATGCGGGCGAGCCAGCCGCGCAGTGCGGCGGCAGGCACGCAGAGCAGACCGGTGTTCACCTCGCGTACGGCGCGCTGCTCGTCATCGGCCTCCTTCTCCTCGACGATGGCCGCCAGGCGCCCGCCGGCATCGCGCAGCAGACGGCCGTAGCCGGTGGGATCAGGGAGCACCGTGCCGAGCACGGCGCCGTCGGGCGCTGCCGCGGTCGCGAGACGGGACAGGGTGTCGGCGCGCACCAGCGGGACATCGCCGTACATCACCAGCACCAGTGCGTCGTCGGGAATCGCCGGCATGGCCCGGTCGACGGCGTGCGCGGTTCCGAGCTGGTCGGGCTGATGCGCCCAGTGGACGGTGAGTCCCTCCGGGACCGCAGCCTGGTCGCGGACCTGCTCGCCGCCGTGGCCGATGACCACATGGCAGCCCGCGGCATCGAGCGCGCGAGCGGTATCGAGCACGTGGTCGATGAGGGGACGCGCGCCGACCCGGTGCAGCACCTTGGGCAGGGCGCTGTGCATGCGCGTGCCCTTGCCGGCGGCGAGCACGACGATATGCAGCGGCGAGTCGGTCGTCATGACGCGCGAGTGTAGGCCAGTTGGCCGGTTCGTTGCCGGCCGGAGCCGGCGTCACGCACGATCAGCCGTGCGTGCCGCCCTTCATCTTGCGGACGAACTCGAGGCGCGCATTGGCCTCGACGATCTCGGCCTGGGCCTTGGCGATGTCCGACTCGGTGGCGGCGCCCTGCATGGCTTCCTCGGCCGCGCGCTTGGCTTCGGCCGCGGCGGCCTCGTCGGCCTGATCACCGCGCATGGCGGTATCGGCCATGACGGTGACCTTGTCGGGCTGCACTTCGAGGATGCCGCCGCCGACGAAGAAGCTGAGCTTCTGGCCGTCCGCGGTCTCGACGCGCATCTCGCCGGGCTTGAGCGCGGTCAGCAACGGCGCGTGGCGCGGCGCGATGCCGACCTCGCCCATCGTGGCCGGCGCCACCACCATGACCGCCTTGCCGGAGTGGATCTCACCCTCGTTGGCGACGATGTCGAGCTGAATCTCTGCCATGGGTCAGGGTCCGGGGCCGATCAGGCCGCCTTGGCCTCGAGCTTCTTCGCCTTCTCGATGGCCTCGTCGATGGTGCCGACCATGTAGAAGGCCTGCTCGGGCAGGTGGTCGTACTCGCCGTCGACGATGCCGCGGAAGGCACGGATGGTCTCGGCGAGCGAGACATACACGCCCGGCGAGCCGGTGAAGACCTCGGCGACGTGGAAGGGCTGCGACAGGAAGCGCTGGATCTTGCGCGCGCGGGCCACCGCCAGCTTGTCGTCCTCGGAGAGCTCGTCCATGCCGAGGATGGCGATGATGTCCTTGAGCTCCTTGTAGCGCTGCAGCACGCCCTGCACGTCACGCGTGCAGTTGTAGTGCTCCTCGCCGATGACGTTCGGGTCGAGCTGACGCGAGGTCGAGTCGAGCGGGTCGACCGCCGGGTAGATGCCCAGCGAGGCGATATCGCGCGACAGCACGACGGTGGCGTCGAGGTGCGCGAAGGTGGTCGCGGGCGACGGGTCGGTGAGGTCGTCCGCCGGCACGTAGACCGCCTGGATCGAGGTGATCGAGCCGGTCTTGGTGGAGGTGATGCGCTCCTGCAGGACGCCCATCTCCTCGGCCAGGGTCGGCTGGTAGCCCACCGCCGACGGCATGCGGCCGAGCAGCGCCGAGACCTCGGTGCCGGCCAGCGTGTAACGGTAGATGTTGTCGATGAACAGCAGCACGTCGCGGCCTTCGTCGCGGAAGTACTCGGCCATGGTCAGGCCGGTGAGCGCGACGCGGAGACGGTTGCCCGGCGGCTCGTTCATCTGGCCGTAGACCATCGCCACCTTCGACTCTTCCATGTTCTCGAGCTGGATGACACCGGCCTCGGACATCTCGTGGTAGAAGTCGTTGCCCTCGCGGGTACGCTCACCGACGCCCGCGAACACCGACAGACCCGAGTGCGCCTTGGCGATGTTGTTGATCAGCTCGAGCATGTTGACGGTCTTGCCGACGCCGGCACCACCGAAGAGGCCGACCTTGCCGCCCTTCGCGAAGGGGCAGAGCAGGTCGATGACCTTGATGCCGGTCTCGAGCAGCTCGGTGGCGCCCGACTGGTCCTCGTAGCTCGGCGGCGCGCGGTGGATCTCCCAGGTCTCCTCGGACTTGACCTCGCCGCGCTCGTCCTGCGGCTCGCCGAGGACGTTCATGATGCGGCCGAGGGTCGCCTTGCCGACCGGCACCGCGATGCCGCGACCGGAGTTGGT encodes the following:
- a CDS encoding AraC family transcriptional regulator, encoding MERYVVDPGWRILLTDLGLQPGDLLRRAGLPEDLLARSDAGLAPADYYRLWEVLAAEVGPGMLPARMLEALSAEMFSPPLFAALCSPDLAVAAARMRDFKPLIGPMRLDVQRTPDALSIGIGFGPGPSVPPGALVAFELGFFVQLARIATRHRVVPRTATSTSDVTALGPFTDFLGVPLQPGERNRVVFDITDARRPFVTENEPMWRQFEPGLRQRLADLAGGAGTTERVRAALLDLIPAGLTDAEDVARRLAMSKRTLQRRLQQEGTSYKAVLGAVREALARHYIAQRDLPYAQISFLLGYEDPNSFFRAFSAWTGMTPETARTRAVH
- a CDS encoding NAD-dependent epimerase/dehydratase family protein gives rise to the protein MQIATDAPILVTGATGYVAGWIVKGLLEAGATVHAAVRDPDAVARRAHLDAIAAGSPGRIRYFRADLLTPGSYAEAMAGCRVVIHTASPFTVDVADAQRELIEPAQLGTRNVLESANAVRSVQRVVLTSSCAAIYGDNADLRDTPDGVFTEGVWNTSSSLEHQPYSYSKLLAEREAWRIAEAQDRWTLVTINPSLIVGPGTNPGATSESFNIIRQLGDGTMKSGAPDIGFGVVDVRDVTDAHLRAAFTAEAHGRYIVSGHDSSLPAMATCLMERFGADHPIPRRVPPKWLVWLVGPILNKHLTRRMVARNVGLPWHGDNSRGCAELGMRYRPLSESMNAMFQQLVDDGQFRRT
- a CDS encoding glucan biosynthesis protein; protein product: MPVRPLPRQSDRKPAVGGRLLAGALLILASAGVQAEIRTFEALAEHAETLAGKPYSAPETGMPPSLRDLNYDAYRDIRFRPARSIWRDTDLPVEIQLLHLGMYYQTPVALNLITSDGVRPVAFDPALFDYGRNEVPEEIPDSFGFSGFRMHYPLNTPDYKDELVVFQGASYFRALGAGQQFGLSARGLAIDTAESGGEEFPVFREFWVEWPRADATRFRVLALLDSPSVTGAYVIEITPGDSTRTRVKAKLFPRKPISKLGIAPLTSMYFYGETHPRPGNDFRPEVHDSDGLLVHSGDEWLWRPLNNPGKLSANAFTSQKLNGFGLMQRDRAHDSYADLEARYERRPSAWVETHGDWGDGYVELIQIPTKNEMNDNIVAYWVPDEPVKPGESRSFSYTVHWQRDKLTGPELGRVTATRLARTGDDRRDLKFVVDFGGEMLRGLPPEAVVRAEFGQSGGFTMREVQAMRNPATGGWRAVLRGRPEADAENAIDLRLQLRGKDNQPLSEVWSYTVNRP
- a CDS encoding rhomboid family intramembrane serine protease — its product is MRSETVTYVLIAACVLVFGIQMQTPGALIREFALWPLGAGFQFWQVVSSAFLHGSVFHLAVNMFGLWMFGREVETALGSRRFLVLFAVSVLTAALAQLVATGFGDPVPTVGASGGLFGVLVAFAMLFPTRRVMLLFPPIPMPAPVFVALFAAFELFAGISGTMSGVAHFAHLGGLVGGFLLVRHWRRPRAHLR
- the glmU gene encoding bifunctional UDP-N-acetylglucosamine diphosphorylase/glucosamine-1-phosphate N-acetyltransferase GlmU encodes the protein MTTDSPLHIVVLAAGKGTRMHSALPKVLHRVGARPLIDHVLDTARALDAAGCHVVIGHGGEQVRDQAAVPEGLTVHWAHQPDQLGTAHAVDRAMPAIPDDALVLVMYGDVPLVRADTLSRLATAAAPDGAVLGTVLPDPTGYGRLLRDAGGRLAAIVEEKEADDEQRAVREVNTGLLCVPAAALRGWLARIGNDNAKGEYYLTDLVALAAADGRPLAVIDVDDPTEVEGVNDRAQLARAERTLQRRRAAALLARGVTLLDPERFDLRGSLEAGRDVVIDADVIIEGDVVLGDGVHVEAFCLLRDSDVGAGSRIAAHSMLEGATVGSGCAIGPFARLRPGTVCEAGSRVGNFVEIKNSRLGAGAKANHLSYVGDATVGDAVNIGAGTITCNYDGASKHHTDIGEGAFIGSNTALVAPVRVGRNATIAAGSVITRDAPDDALTLARAREQKSVAGWKRPKKKTAAPDAG
- a CDS encoding F0F1 ATP synthase subunit epsilon, producing MAEIQLDIVANEGEIHSGKAVMVVAPATMGEVGIAPRHAPLLTALKPGEMRVETADGQKLSFFVGGGILEVQPDKVTVMADTAMRGDQADEAAAAEAKRAAEEAMQGAATESDIAKAQAEIVEANARLEFVRKMKGGTHG
- the glmS gene encoding glutamine--fructose-6-phosphate transaminase (isomerizing), which gives rise to MCGIVGATAQRDVRQILVEGLRRLEYRGYDSAGLALVDATGVLRLVRARGKVAALAEAADAAGHDGRCGIAHTRWATHGEPAERNAHPHLSDDVAVVHNGIIENHAALRQELSGEGYRFASDTDTEVIAHLVHRELAGGIALRAALEAVVARLTGAFALAVCCARAPDTLVLARRGSPLTIGVGIGEHFCASDALALLPVTSRFVYLEEGDIAELRPDTFQVFHDGEPVERRIHQSTQSPDAVEKGQYRHFMLKEIHEQPTAIAQTLEGRIGDGRVLDAILGPDTARVLDRVERVHIVACGTSAHAAQIAAYWLEQIARVPCRAELASEFRYREPLIEAGTLIITISQSGETADTLEALRHARDYPLAGALAICNAPESSLVRESDLVLMTHAGPERSVASTKAFTTQLTALALVMLLLARRQGMAPEVEADFVRQLEVVPAAIEAVLERDDAIREIAEQLVDKQHALFLGRNTLYPVALEGALKLKEISYIHAEAYAAGELKHGPLALVDEDMPVIAVAPDTGLLEKLRSNLQEVRARGGRLLVFGDVAAGFERDAYTEVLAMPASGTLNHPLIYTVPLQLLAYHVAVLKGTDVDQPRNLAKSVTVE
- the mdoH gene encoding glucans biosynthesis glucosyltransferase MdoH, translated to MSRTDARTGEPTPRPEAEASPPVPPGWHAMADSAARIVMHWFGNGRAAIQSATHRHLRLQSMPALRRTPMAPQRPDAPRTWTRSRTERAWGWARRLLIVTLAGAQSAWASLFFLNLMPQQGERGLELVIVMLFAALFFWVSIGFWTAVAGAWICLTRVDRFAVSRRAPADPAPITSRTAVVMPIYNEPVDRVFAGLRATLRSIDAAGLREQVHCYVLSDSTDPDIQLAEELAWAELIRDLGAEGRVFYRRRRHHINRKTGNVADFCRRWGARYDHMMVLDADSVMDGRCLKRLVEIMDANPQIGILQTAPTPAGRSSLFARVQQFASRLYAPVFSAGLHYWQLGEAQYWGHNALIRLEPFIRYCGLPKIPGRGPLSGAILSHDFVEAALMRRAGWQVWIAYDMDGSYEEPPSTFVEELTRDRRWCEGNLQHLRLFNTPGLHPAHRAGFLVGVMAYLSAPLWFLFLFATTVQLTIEAHVEPEYFPDHRVLFPDWPIWKPELALSLFASTIALLIAPKVLAWLVAVTRGEGARAFGGWRGLTGSLGLEILVSSLLAPLRMVAHSTFVVSVLLGIKTVWGGQPRADGDIPWRGALRMFALPSTIALAWGAYLWSLAPEYLWWSVPVLGPLVIAVPLAALTASVGAGRRARDWGFFVTPEESRQPAVLDWTASELARFRSRSLAAGVRASDAARDPRIWALHACMNDDGGYIEGAGHPLLGERERRALHDGPDALGPEEWRALLADNEALAGLHWSIQMQPASIHPGWREPAGDHDRDLMPAPA